Sequence from the Methanobacterium alkalithermotolerans genome:
ATCTTTCTCTGTCTCTTCTCGAAAGTTTAATTTCGATGGGGAATAATCGAGTTTGAACTTGGGGTATTTTTGATTCTTTCCATTTTTCAAAATTAGTTCTTGAATAAATAGCCATACCTGCAAAAATATCTGCTAATTGAATTAAGGGTTTTTTTTGAGGTGCAGATGGTATTATTTTAAGTTTATACTGATTTAAAATATTTAATTTAAAATTACCATCCTTATCTTGTTCATTAAATTGAATTAATCCTTTATTATTAAGAAGTTTAACTAACTTTTCCCAGTCAATGATATTGTTTTGATCTGCATATACTTCCCAAACAGAGTTTTTAGGCCATCTTTTCATCAAAACATCTTTTAATAGCTTATAATACATTCTAGCTAAATTTTCTCCATCATCTCTCCCAGAAATGTTATGTCTACTATCTTGGGTGTCCCAAACTAAGATATCAGCACGTAACTTTTCATTTACTGCATAATTAATAGTTAAATTGATGATTTCTGAAACACAAAAACGCATATTCGCACTACGAAGTTCATGCCATTTAACATGTCTTAAATTATTAAATCCATATTTTGAGCAAATGCTTAAAAATGTTGATTCAATATTTTCTAAATCATCTTGAGGGATCGAAATCATACCTATGGATTGATATTGACCAGTATTATATTCTGACTCATCTGAAAAGGCACAATGTGTTACTCTTTCAAACATGAAAATCACTTTAAATTACTTATTATTATGTTATTTATAGAATTTATCATTTATACTATTCTTTAAGTAAAATATCATGAATGATAGTCCAATGAATTAATAATATGTATTAATAAAGTGTAAATTGTGTCTTAGTAAATAATATGTTTTCAAAATATCATAAATTTATTAATTTTTAATATAAAATATATGTAAATATTTATTCTAACCAAGTGGATTCTAAACATTATTAATTTATGGATTTATGGAAAAATGAAGCTTTGGGCTTTCAAAAGTGGAATAAAATTAATTTGAATG
This genomic interval carries:
- a CDS encoding DUF3800 domain-containing protein → MFERVTHCAFSDESEYNTGQYQSIGMISIPQDDLENIESTFLSICSKYGFNNLRHVKWHELRSANMRFCVSEIINLTINYAVNEKLRADILVWDTQDSRHNISGRDDGENLARMYYKLLKDVLMKRWPKNSVWEVYADQNNIIDWEKLVKLLNNKGLIQFNEQDKDGNFKLNILNQYKLKIIPSAPQKKPLIQLADIFAGMAIYSRTNFEKWKESKIPQVQTRLFPIEIKLSRRDRERCLVLEAFKNTCSGKKMGVSLNSTKGLKTWQPTNPINFWFYQPQHEKDKAPTH